A segment of the Ochotona princeps isolate mOchPri1 chromosome 16, mOchPri1.hap1, whole genome shotgun sequence genome:
AGCAGCCAGGGACCTCCTGAAGGCAGCCCGGGATCGCACTGCCCGCGCGGGGGGTCCGGTTCCGGGGTTGCAAGCCAGCGGACAGCGCCACAACATTGGTGAGGCTCGGGCATGGACCTTCGGGACACGTGAGGCTGGACATTGAATGACCGTGGTGGGCCAAAGCAAAGATGAGTGGCGGTCTCGGTGATCCCCGTGATCCCTGATCCCACTCGAGATCAGGGCTTCCCGGCTCGCGATCCCCCAGGAGAGGCGTGGGCAGAAGGACTTCGCGGCCCAGAGTCCGGAACTGGACGCGGAGTCCGCTCAGGCGGAGTGTGCGCGTCCCCTGGCGGCCGAGCGGCGCGCAAACCCGGGGCGCTCGGGGTGGAGCGGGGCGGAGCGGGTCGTGCACCTGCCACGCTCGCTCGGCAGGAGCCACCCCTCGCCCCCCACAGTCCCCCACTCCACGGAGCCCAGCAAGCCTGCGTGTTCCGGCTCTCTCCAGAGCGCAGGGGAGGGGCTGCTTGGTTGGAAGGAGGCCCTCCCcagtcctccttccctccttccacccCACTCCCGCTGTCTGGTTTTGCAAAGTCACTTTAAGGGGGCCAGACGGAGCTCACCTCCCTGGCCTCAGCCCCACATCCTATAGGACACCTGGACCAACAAGGGGCATCTTCACTTCGGTGTCATTCCAACGGTCGCTCTCAGGGCTTTGTGAGGGTTAACTCGAGCAACGCGGAGGCCCAAGGGCTGCTGTGCCATCCCACAACCTAAGATGGAAATCTATGTTCAAATTTCACCCAATTTGAGAGAAatgcagacagatcttccatctgctgtttcatcccccagatggccgcagcagccagtgctAGGCTGTGAGCTTCttgagggtctcccatgtgagtgcagcagCCCAGGTATCCGAGCCACCCCCTGCTGCcgcccaggtgtgttagcagggtgctggagggGACACTGGACCACGACTGAAAATCAGCTCTCTGACATAGTctgttaagcttccacctgtggtgccagcatcccatatagatgccggttcatgtcccggctgccccactccccatccagcaactgcctgtggactgggaaaacagtagaggacggcccaaagctttgggaccctgcacccacgtgggggacacagaagctcctggcttctggtttctgttgcagtcatctgggtaatgaatcagcggatggaagattgtgtgtgtgtgactctacctatatttttaaaaaaaaaaaaaaactttaaatgcaGTATCTAGGCGAACCATGCAGGTTGCATGCAAATACCACGCATTTAACAAGAGACACGCATCCTGTGACTGCAGGACGAATGGAGCCTCCAGctcaccaggcccagccccaactcATGCATCAGCTCATCTCATACTGTGTGTGACACATGGGCCTAgtacaatagcatagcagttagagtcctcgcctcgaattatcggacggaagatcttcctctgtgtccctcctcctctatgtatatctgactttccaatttgatcttccgtccgatgattcactccccaggtgaccgcaatagccggtgctgcaccgatccgaagcaaggagccaggaacctcctccaggtctcccacacaggggcagggtcccaaggctttgggccgtcctcaactgctttcccaggccacaagcagggagctggatgggaagtggagctgccgggattagaactggcgcccatatgggatcccggggcgttcaagcagagaactttagctgcttggccatgccgccgggccccccaataaaaataaaatcttttttaaaaaaaaagtaaaacagacATGTGGATGGTGGACTGTCCGTCTGGACTTGGTTGCCCTGGCCGTGGGCAGGGCACCGGGTGCGACTGTATACAGGACGGAGCCATCCTGTAGATGGTTAAAGCCAGAGGGCAGGGGGTGGCTTGGTGGCTCCACAGCTTAATCCTCTGTCtacgacactggcatcccatagaggtgtgGGTTCACGCCCCAggagctccgcttcccacccggctccctgcccctggcctgggaaagcagcagaggttgggaccctgcacccacgtggcagacctaggCCTCAGCCGGGCTGGCgtctggctgtggcagccgtttggggagtgaaccaacaggtagtcCACCTCTCTAtgtaataaattaatctttaaaagaaaggaaaagatctAGATCTTTGCACTTTGGTGCTTTCTCCTTCCTGGCCAAGGGGCTGGCGGCCTGTGGATGGAGGCTGCTGCCTGAGTGCCAGGTAGGGCCTGGGTGCCAGGTAGGGCCCGGCTGCCCGCAGAGCTCAGCCAAAAGGAGCTTTGGCTGTACTCCGACCACAGCCCCGGGTCCTGGACATGTTTGCCTCCCCGTCTGCCTGCCAATGCACAGCTacttaaagagagagaggcaggagccCGGGGTTGGGGGGCGGGCTGGGGACGGAGGTGGAGTGGGGTGAGGGTATGGAGGAGCAAGTCCCACCTCAGGGCCACGCCCTCCCACACACTTGTAGCCAGGCTGGGGTCAAAGTTAGGGTGTGACCTTTATTTCCTGGTTACAGTCCatctgggcaggggagggggtgtgGAGAACTCCAGGACCCCAGACCCCAGGGAAGCTaggaaacaggaaggaaatgCTGGAAACGGGGCAGGGGCTGATGGGAGGGACGAAGGCGCAGGACGCCGGGACAGAACAGAGCAGTGAGGACACAGCAGCGGAGAGTATTCCAACCTCCACACAGGCCCATGCAGAGAGGGCCCCTGGAGCCTGCGGCCTGACGCCCCTACAAGTCGCAGCGGGGGTCTCTGGTGCTGGAGGAGCCGGGGCCAGTGCTGGAGACCCGGCCAGGGCTGGGCGCATGGTCCCGGCTGGAGCCGAGGCCTCTGCTCAGCTCAGACCCGGGGCTGTGGCTGCCCTGGCCACGGCTGGACTCTGCATAGCCCGTGGAGCCCAGGTAGCTGCTGGGGCTGACGGGCCTGAAGGTCACGTGGCCCCGACTCGAGGCCTGGCTGGAGGCCTGGGCGCCGCTAGCGCTGGTGGACGCCCGGGGCCCCGGGCCTGCGCTGGAGCTGCGTTCCCGGAAGGTGGTGCCGCTGGACAGGCGCCCCGGACCGGAGTCGGTGACGCCGAAAGTGACGCGGCTCATAGAGCCTGTGCCGCCACCGCGGCTTCTGCTAGTCCTCTGGGTCAGGATGGAGCTGGGGACCCCGTCAGGCTTCCTGGGGGGCCCCAGGGAGAGGCGGGAGCTGGTGCTCCTGGCGCCGGTGAGGTTCGGGGTGCTCTCCTCCCTCTTCACGGCCTCTGCCAGCTCCTTCTGCAGCTGCTCCTGCGCCAGCTCCCGCTGCTCCACCTACCGCGGAGGAGCAGGTCCAGTGGGGGACCAGGAGGAGCAGGTCCATGGGGACCAGAAGGAGCAGGTCCATGGGGACCAGGAGGAGCAGGTCCATGGGGACCAGGAGAAGGAGCAGGTCCATGGGGACCAGAAGGAGCAGGTCCATGGGGACCAGGAGAAGGAGCAGGTCCATGGGGACCAGGAGAAGGAGCAGGTCCATGGGGACCAGAAGGAGCAGGTCCATGGGGACCAGGAGTAGCAGGTCCATGGGGGACCAGGAGGAGCAGGTCCATGGGGACCAGGAGAAGGAGCAGGTCCATGGGGACCAGGAGGAGCAGGTCCATGGGGACCAGGAGACGAGCAGGTCCATGGGGACCAGGAGACGAGCAGGTCCATGGGGACCAGGAGGAGCCAGGGGAAGGGTGCTGGGAGGGGGCagtacagaaaggagcagagggagCCCAGAGGTTCTCGACCCAACGACCCCTTCTCACCGACTTCACCACTTGGCTCAGAATCTCCTCCTTACTCATGGGGTGGTCATCTTTGACCACCAGGCCTGGCGGGTCCTCcctagagcagggaggggacaggaaaCAACCATTCCTGACTGTAACAGGCCGCAGGCGCCCCCTGGCTGCCCCGTGAGCACCTCAGAGCCGGCTCTTCCGGCTCCCTGAAGGTTGTCCCCTCTCAGTCCTGGCCGAAGCCCCCCAGGCCTCCATCCCAGGCCTCCATCCCgggcctctccctcctctccaggaAGCCCCGCCCCCATCCCGTGAGCATGCCCTGGGTCTCACAGGCTGTCAGGGAGCTGCAACGGGATGATCTTCTTGGGGGGGTCCTCCAAGCTCTGGCCCAGCACCATCAGGGCAGCATCGGCCAAGGAGGTATAGCCCtgcagagcaggagccaggatcagcTCGCTCGTGCTACACCCCAAACCCCGTCCCTGCTCCCCCCTGCCCGCTCCAGACCCTGCCACACCGCCGCACCTGCGTGTCCAGGAAGGCCTGGACGGTCAGGAGCTCCACCAGCCGCTTCTCAATGATGCCCAGGTACAGGGTCAGGTCCCGGTCCCGCAGGTGCGTCTTGGCCCCGAGGAGGTCATCGATGGCAGTGCGGTCGCAGTTGGCCTTGGTGAAGAGGCTTCGGATGtctgggtgggggcggggagggcagaGGGTGCAGCTGTCACCCACGGGTGCGCAGGGTGCCAGCACTCTCCCAGAGAGGTTCCCAGGACCCTGCTCCAGACACAGACACCAGAAGGGACAGTACCAGAAGACAGAGGGTGAAGCTGACCAATGAAGACTTCTCCACACAGCTCAggccaggaacttccaccagaCCCACCCCATTCTAGCAGCTGCCCCTGGACAGCACCTGCCCCATACACCACTTTTGTGGACttacccccatcccaccccatggACCAAGGGGCCAGGTAGGAAGGTGGACTGTACAGCTCCTGGGATGCGCTGGTCACACAGGCTCCCCTTGCCAGAGACAACCTACCTGCCTGGCTTCGCCTGTGAGCTCACTGTGTCCCCCAGGCGCTCCTTAAATGTACCGTTTCTACATCTTTCCCTGTGGCAGTAAACTACTAGGAATGAGATCCAGGTCCCTCCCTCCACCGTACAGCAGCATCCAAGGATTGAGTGGAGTCACGCCAAGACACATGTGTCGGGGTCCTAACCCCCTGCACCTGACACCAGGGTGCGCTGGGCGCCCACCCCAATGGGCCTggggacagaaagaaggagatgtgGGCACACAGGGAGAGCAGAAGACAGGGAGGCTGCCAGCAGCAAGcagaggagaggatggcccaagggctggtCCGCCCCTCACAGCCTCACTGGCTACCAAGACAAACAGCCCAGGACCCGAGACCGAGTGGGAACAGCACCAAGACAACCTAACGGGTGCTGGTGGCCGTCAGGGACAAGAGAGCTCCCAGAGACAGTGCACACAATGGCTAGAACTCTAATAACCACAGCATGAGGTGTTGGTGAGGTGGGGAACTCCTGGGACTCCCAGAAACCAGCATATTACCAATAGGCACCCACCCAGGCCCTAACACCACCACTGCTGGGCATTTATGGATGGGTGGGTACATACGTGAATGGTTGGGtgcatgggtgggtggatgggtgggtggatgggtgggtgggtggatgggtgggtggatggatgggtgggtggatggatggatggatggatgtggggtgggtgggtggatagcTGGAAGATGGATGGGTGGGCGGGTGGGTGGATAGCTggaggatggatgggtgggtggatggatgggggaATGCCCCCCAGCAGCCAGCCCCCCAGATGATGAGGCCAGCCCCCCCTCCACGCTCACCAGCCTTGAGTTTCTCCAGCTGCCCGCGCAGTTCCCGGAAGCGGGCTTCGAGGTCCTCGCACTGCGAGCGCACCTGCTCCACAcgctgctgcagctcctggcgctcctgctcctgctgcgaCTGCCGCTCCGCCTCGCTGACCCGCGCTGTCACCAGGGCCTCCTGCATCTGTGGGCGGAGGAGAGGCGAGGGTGCTGGGGGCCTCGAGGGGGCAGGATGAGCTCCGGAGGAGAGTCGGGGAGGCGGAGGCGCGCACGCACCTCGTGGATCTCCTCTTGCAGGCGCTGCAGCTCCCAGTTCTGCTCGTTGATAAAGTTGAACTCAGCGAAGTTGTGCTCCTCCACTGCGGGCGGCGGCAGACGGGAGGCCACGAACACGGACGTGTACACGGACGCCGGGTACAAACGCACGGAGAGatggagaaggcagagaagggaggTACAATGGTCCCAGAGAGGGGGGCGAGGCCGGGGGCGGGGTGCGGGACGTCCACCGCGGGTTCCCACCTCTGCGCAGGTGCCTCCTCGCTCCGCGCCCACCCGCCCTCCCCGGGCCCCACTCACTCTCCAGGTACTTCTGCACCAGCAGGTCGGGATCGCTCTCCCCGGTCAGCTGGGCCAGCTTGCTCAGGGCGTCCTCGTAGCGCAACACCAGCTTCTCTTGGGAAGTCTTGCGGAGGCCCTCGGCCACCTCCCGGGCTGCGGGAAGACGGAGCGGGGACTTCGCTGGCGCCGAGCGGGACCCCGGAGTCTCCAGCTCCGCGCAGCCCGCTCCTCCCTGGCCGAGCGCGGCGGCCCGGAGCTCACCCCGTTTCTCGCGCTTCTCCATGATGGCGGGGTCCGGCTGCCGGTCATCGTTCTTGAGCTTGAGGAAGCGGTGCAGGCGCTGCAGGTGCGCGATCTGCCGCCGCAGGGCCTGCGCCTCCGTCTCATTCTGCGCCACCTCCTTGTCGGCGCGCTCCCGCAGCAGGCCCATCTTGACCTTGGCTTCCTCCCTGCGGGAGGCCAGCCGCAATCAGGGACttcgggggtggggtggggtcggcctggggtggagggtgggagtgGCGTGGGGTCGGCCTAGGGTGGACGGTCAGGTTGCGTTAAGGCTCCCAGAAAGGAATGGGGATGGGGGGCCCTTCGGGCCACACCGAGGGGCTTCTGGGAGCTAGGAAGGACACTGCTATGAAGAGGGcggtgggagcagcaggtgaggcGGTAAAAGGCCACAGCAGGAGACAGCACTGGGTTGACAGGGTAAGCCGGGCGGAGGGCAGCGTGGGTGGGAGCGTGAGTGGCTTGGGCTTGGGGGGAGCGGGGATTTCACAGCCACTTGGGCACTAGGGGCGGGGCTGAGAGAGGACACGCGGAGTCCGTGGGAGCACACACCCAGGCCACCCTCTCCACTGTTCCCGCCCCGTCTCTCTGCACATCCCCGTGGGCAGCATGCCATCAGCCCTTGGCCGAGACAAAGGACACGGTGGCGGGAGCCCCTACCTGACGGCGTAGGCCGAGGTGGAGGAGAGGATGAGCGTGCTGACAGTGTGCTGCAACAAGCACATCTCCTGCCGGGGAGGAGAGCGGCTTCGAACCTCtcaccgccaccgccaccgcccaAGGACAACCCTGAGCGGAGCGGCAAAGTTCACCGGGGGAACCGGACTCCACTCTCCAGCCGCAGTCAGGAATTGCCCTGCAGTGTCCTGGGTAACAAGGGGTCTTTGGAGAGGCACTTGTGGCATGCAAGCACACACATTCGCCTTTACAAAAAGAAACCCAGAATGGACCATCAGAAAGTGGGTTGGCCAGAGTCCCCAGGGGCTGGGAGACAGCGACCATCAACCATCGTGTGGGAACTGTGTGTGACAGGACCAAGCATGAACTCTGCCAAGGTGCGCCGCGGCGCGGCTCTAGGAAGGCTGCGCCTCTGGTCTGTTTAGTGTTATTGTCTGTTTGAGGGCATTCTGACCTTGGTAACTTTGGCACCGTCTGCGAATTAACACATTGCTACCAGCGACCGCCCTGCTGTTTTTCATATATTCACTTTTACTACAAACACCCTGCTTTGCCCTCCGCTCCGCCCGCTCCCCTGTGAGACAGGCCCCACCCTGCTCCATGATGGAgtcattttccttgaaaaatcGAAGACTTTGCATTCTCATTTACATCAGCATGGTTCCAGGAGCCTCGGGAACCATCCGGAACCCTGCTTTTCACCGGCTTGGGCTGTGGAGCAAGCACCTGTCGTGTGAGGGAGCCCGTGTTCCCTCTATGAGAGGGAGACACCTGAAATGGATGGAATGATGGAGGTGGGGGAACCAGCAGCGCTAGGCTGGAATTCCACAAGCTCATGATTTTAAAAGATACGTGTGGGCAGGCATTGTGTcctagtaagttaagcctctgcccgcAATGCCAATGTGTCCTAtgatcaccggttctaatcccggctgctccacttcccatccagctccctgcttgtggtctgggaaagcagttgaagacggcccaaagccttgggaccctacacccacatgggagacccgaaagaagctccttcctcctggctttggcctggcccagtgctggccattgagaccacctGAGgaataaccagcagatggaaggagtatgtgtgtgagtgtatgtccatctctctctgtaactctttcacataaatatatgcatcttttaaaatataataaagtgtgtgtgtgtgtgtgtgtgtgtgtgtgtgtctgaagaaAGGTCCCCAGAGCAGGGGCAGCCCCGAGAGCAAGGCCTCTCAGCACCCACGTCCTGgtctccctgcacctgctgctctctgcAAAGGGCCCCCCAGGGCTCCTTGGAGAACTGGGCAGCGCACaggcaggcctgccccagcccgaGAGGAAGCAGGTGCTCACGGGAGTGCCGGGACCGCTGAGCGTCAGCAGGTGCACACACGACTCTACTTAGTGTGCTGAGTCTTTTGTTTCAATCATTACAGGTACTGATGATAAGAGCAGGTATTCATGGCACAGAGGAAAACACGCCATGGCGAGGACCTGGCTGGGCCAGTGACCGAGGCTGACACCACTGGCCATGGGGCAGGCTGCCCTCGGGTGCCACCCCGACCCTCCCCCGCCATGCCCGCTCAGtcaggagagcagacagagcacTGGAATCCACAGGGAGGGACGTGGTCCCACTGCCACCTCCCTGGCTGCCCCCACAAAACGTCAAGGTCACGGAGACCAAGAGCCACAGCGGGGGCTGAGGGGTAAGAAGGGGCTCCCATGAGTGTGCCATGCAGGCAGAGCtgtaaaagccagagctggagtcACCAGTACGGGGGGCAGGAGGGGACGCTGAGCTGCCTGGGGGCTCAGGGGAGAGGGATGCAGCCACGCTCAGCAGACTCTCAGGTGCAGGAGCCGGGCCTCGTGGACTGCCAAGCCCCTCCCCAGTCACAGCAGAcaccctctctcacacacagacaggggacagggagaagtAAAGGTGGGAGACCATCAGTCCCAATGGGAATTCTTTGTACAAGTTGCCGCTCCCTTTCTGagaatttgaaattatttcaaaataaggaGACAGATGCAGTGGTATAGTTGtggattaatcctccacctgctagcggCACCATGCCATTTGGCTGCCGGTTCtagcagcagccctgcttcccatccaactccttgctcatggcctgggaaagcagtcgaggacggcccaaggccttgggaccctgcacccgtgagggagacctggaggaagttcctggctcctggctgttgcagccattcagaaactgaaccagcagatggaagatctctctccctgtgtgtgtgtgtgtgtgtgtgtgtgtacgtgcatgtgtgtgtgcaagtctgtctttcaactaaaataaatcaatctttaaaaaaaaaaaaataaatagagagaggaaggaagggaagggctgGAGGGAGGGGTGTGCCTGAGTCCTCCCCCAGGGGCCGGGCAGGTGTCCTTGGCGTCTGCCAGGCCTGCCTGCTCCTGACCACCTGGGTCAGCATACCCAAGAAGACGCGCCTGTGGATGAAGCAAGGCTGCACCTCTGCCAATgggcagggcagagaggaggaggagggccagTACCACTGACCTTCCTCAGTCGGCGGTCCACGTCTAGGTAGCGGTTCCTCTCGATGCGCAGCAGGTCCAGCTCCTCCCGCAGTGTCGCGTTCCGCACCAGCTGGACGTCAAAGTGACAGGTgacctgggggagggaggagtcaTGGTATCGAGCGGGTATGTCAGCTGGTCCTGAAGAGAGGGCTTCTTCACATAAGGGTTTCCCCAGGGGGAATGGAGGGTcctccagggctgggcagtgggcagccaggactgggtagAATAGACAGCCAGGGCGGTGAGCGGACATGGCCAGGGCGCTCAGTGGACACGGCCAGGGCGCTCAGCGGACACGGCCAGGGCGCTCAGCGGACACGGTCAGGGCAGTGAGTGGACACGGCCAGGGCAGTGAGTGGACACGGCCAGGGAGCTGCACCTCACCCTGTCCAGCTGGTTCTCCAGGACCTTGATCCTCCGCCGCATCTTGACCTTCTGGTCCAGGATGAAGCCTGTGCCCGCAGCGTCCTTGCTCTGGGTCAGAATACGggtctcccactcctggatctgggaaggaagaggaggaggatggttcCTGCAAGTCGCCAGCAAGGTAGAGAGAGTGACAACCAGCCGACCATGCCTGCCATCTCCTGGGAGGGCCAGTGGACACAGCTTCTCATCTACCCTCCCACTCCCTTCCATGCAGCCCCCAGCGAGGTCTCTGACCCTGGCCCGGGGCTGGACAATCTCCTGACTCCTTTCGTGGTGTTGCAGGGGTAGGGGTGAGAGAATGACAGGGATGAGGGTGAGGATTCCAGGTCACGCTCACAGGGAAGAGCTTGGGAGAatcggcgggggtgggggtggggaatggggggTGGTTAGGCAGGGCCTATTAGGACATGGATCATCCCAGAGGTCATAGAGGTAAGGTAAGATCATGGGGCCAGCCTTGCAGCACAGGGGGCTAAGCCGCaactgtgacactgacatcccgtatggacgctggttccaatcccatcTATCcaacttccgatccagctctctgttgatgcacccggggaagcagtggaagatggcccaagtcctggggctctggggtcctgcagccaagtgggagacctgaaggaaacccctggctcctgggtttggatcagctcagctctgactgcatggccatttggggagtgaatcagtagatggaatactctctctctctctctctctctgagtagatatctcctctctctgtaactctgccttttaaataaattttaagaaaagttaAGTGTACgtttgtgccaaaaaaaaaaaagttttcaaacgCTGCCTAACTTCTTCATAACTCACTTCTCCACGTGCTCCGGGAAGGAAGACTCCTGCTTCTTGCAGTGGGACACCGCCAAGCAGCTCACCACCCTCCAACACCTCAGGGACTGGCTGGCACCATCCAGATGTGTGGGGGCACTGACTTTTGTGCAGATGTCCCACGGGCTGCCAGCTGAAGGCGGCTCCCAGGGTCACTCTCAGATCCTGCTACCAGGGCTGCCTGCTGAAGGCGGCTCCCAGGGTCACTCTCAGATCCTGCTACCACGGGCTGCCAGCTGGAGGCGGCTCCCAGGGTCACTCTCAGATCCTGCTACCAGGGCTGCCCGCTGGAGGTGGCTCCCGGGGTCACTCTCAGACCCTGCTACCATCTTTTCCCTGATGTCACATCTTCGTGACGCTAGGCTTCCAGCAGCTGCTGTGATCCAAATCAAGCACTCAGTGGTCTGCACTGAGACCCACCAGGTTAAACCCCTGCAGGTGATGCCGGCAACCCTGTGggtcagagtcctggctgctctgtttctcatttgCTCCCTGATAGTGCGCGGTGAAAGGCAGTGGAGAgcggcccacgtgcttgggccccacGCAGCagagccagaagcagctcctggttgctggcttcagcccaggccattgcggtcacttggggagtgaaccagcaatggagagtctgtgtgtatgtgtgtccccaacctcagcctttcagataaatatatctttaaaagaaaagggggaggggggatggacagtgcagtggttcaacaggctaatcctccaccttcaagcaccagcatcccctacagGCTCCTGTTCATGtttctactccacttcccatccagctccctgcttgtggcctgggaatgtagcagaggacagcccaaagccttgggaccctgtgcccacatggcagaccaagaagaagctcctggctcctgggttcgcaTCATtgcagcagccacttgggaagtgaactagcccatgggagaattttctctgcctccctttatgtaattgtgcctttccaagaaaaacaaatatttaaaaaaaatagcaacaagTACTGCCCAGCAGAGAAGGAACACGGACTTCTGAGACACAGACATAGAATGAGGGTGGCGATGCGCAAGCTGACGCCCAGGCTGGCCAGCTGTGCGGTGCCTAAAGGCACACATACCCAACCACACGGAGGGCTTTTAAGAATGGAaggaaagggcccagcacagcagcctagtggctagtcctcgccttgcaagcgccgggatcccatacaggcacctttttttgttgttttgttttgttttgtttttttaagatttatttttattgcaaagtcagatatacagagaggaggagagacaaagagaaagatcctccatccaatgattcactccccaagtgaccacaacggccggtgctacgccgatctgaagccaggagccaggaacttcttccaggtctcccacaggggtgcagggtcccaaggcccagggatgtccttgactgccttctcaggccacaagcagggagctggatgggaagcaggggcgccaggattagaaccagcgaccatatggaatcctggcacgttcaaggtgaagactttagccgctaggccgccgcGCCGAGCCCAGGCACCGGatttaatcctggcggctccacttcccatccagctccctgcttgtggcctgggaaagcagttgaggacggcccaacgccttgggaccctgcaccacgtgggagatccagaaaaagctggctcctggcttcggatcggctcagcaccagctgttgcagtcaccatctctccttccctctgtatatctgactttccaataaaaataaaataaatctttttttagaagcATGGAAGGACGGGGCGGGCTTCAGTTAGAGCACTGGGTGGGATGTCCACAGCCCGTATCAGACCGCCTGGATTCAAGCCTTGCTCCCGAGTCCTGCACACGCGCTCGCTGGGGGGCAGTAGTGAGCGCTCCATCGAGCTAGCCAGCATTCCGTGCCATGCACGCGGGCTCTGGGGCCCGTGGTCTGAACCGCAGTTCCTTGGCAGGAGGTTGTGCAGTCGGTCTAAACCACTCTGGGGTCACTTCCTGCACTGTTTCCACGGAAACACACTGGGCCAGGGGACAAACAGCGGGTCCGCTGCGTTTCTAGGCGATAAGGTCTATTAGCAAAACAACCTGCCTGGAGGAGGCGCCCACAGGCTGTGAAGCACCCCGCAGGTGCCTTCCATGTGGCTGGAAGAGGAGGGTGCCCTGACTAGGGAACCTGGTGCCAAACCTACATGTGTGCCAGGACGAACCCAGGCGCTCACGACCatgaccctgcagggagcacaaAGGC
Coding sequences within it:
- the ODAD1 gene encoding outer dynein arm-docking complex subunit 1 codes for the protein MPLGHSAGSNRSEDGSEALPEGMVDWELSRLQRQCKVMQGERRTYNKEVQQRLNKQLDEIRNLEGLRAELQAQISVAQSQVKRLQDSERLETMERLLKCRARVQAEVKELQEQTRALDKEIQEWETRILTQSKDAAGTGFILDQKVKMRRRIKVLENQLDRVTCHFDVQLVRNATLREELDLLRIERNRYLDVDRRLRKEMCLLQHTVSTLILSSTSAYAVREEAKVKMGLLRERADKEVAQNETEAQALRRQIAHLQRLHRFLKLKNDDRQPDPAIMEKREKRAREVAEGLRKTSQEKLVLRYEDALSKLAQLTGESDPDLLVQKYLEMEEHNFAEFNFINEQNWELQRLQEEIHEMQEALVTARVSEAERQSQQEQERQELQQRVEQVRSQCEDLEARFRELRGQLEKLKADIRSLFTKANCDRTAIDDLLGAKTHLRDRDLTLYLGIIEKRLVELLTVQAFLDTQGYTSLADAALMVLGQSLEDPPKKIIPLQLPDSLEDPPGLVVKDDHPMSKEEILSQVVKSVEQRELAQEQLQKELAEAVKREESTPNLTGARSTSSRLSLGPPRKPDGVPSSILTQRTSRSRGGGTGSMSRVTFGVTDSGPGRLSSGTTFRERSSSAGPGPRASTSASGAQASSQASSRGHVTFRPVSPSSYLGSTGYAESSRGQGSHSPGSELSRGLGSSRDHAPSPGRVSSTGPGSSSTRDPRCDL